The genomic interval GGCCTCGATCGGACAACTCTTGTGCGATCCGCCGAGCTCCGTAGCGACGCGGATGTTTCCAGAACACGCTTTGCACCAGCGGTGTCAATTCCTGGTCGCGCTGCGCGCGCGACGAGGGGCTGCTTCGGCACCAGGCATCGTATGCCGACCGGCTGACTTCGAGTACGTCGC from Pirellulales bacterium carries:
- a CDS encoding IS3 family transposase yields the protein MEAMTQSAAWPVASVCDVLEVSRSAYDAWCRSSPSSRAQRDQELTPLVQSVFWKHPRRYGARRIAQELSDRGLPCSPRRVATSHRLYHSAGALRLHALRAGHGLQ